The Methylococcus sp. Mc7 genomic sequence CCGCCGCCAGTTGCGCGGACAGATCGGACAAGTGAGCGGTTTCGACGTCCAGCTTGTCGCCCGCTGCGAGCACGCCGTGCTCGATCTGATAGCTCGAAAGCTCGGCCTGCGCCTTTTCCAGCGCCCCCCGCAGCGCATGCGCCTGCTCGTCGAACCAGGCCGCCTGGCGCTTCACCGGCTCCAGTTTGAGTTCGACGTTGGCACGGATGCTGGTCTGGGCGAAGGCATTCGCCACATCCGTGGCGAACAAGGGATCGGACGCGGCGAAAGAGATCGTGATGACGTCGCTTTCCCGCGACGGCGACACGTCCAGGTCTTCCAACAGCTTGTCCGCCGCCCAGTCCCGGAATACCGCGCGCGCGCCCGTCTTCCTGGCGACTTTCTCGAAACGGTCGCGGTAAGCGGGAGCCTCCGAGAGCTTCAGCGTGTCCGCGACGCGTCCCGCCACGGCGTGGCTGCCGATGATGTCCACCTGGGTCGCGAGGTAACCGGCCATGAGATCGGACGGAAACGCCGAGCCGGTCAGCGGATCGCCGCCCTTGTAATCGATCACGACGGTGGTCGACGCCGTATAGGTCTTGGGCATCGCGACGCTGGCCGCCAGCGTGGTCAGCACGGTCACGGCCGACGTCCAAGCGAACACCCGCCAGCGCGCGAGGAGGATCAGAACGAGCCGGTGGGCACCCATGGATCAGAACCACCGCTCGCGCAGGTACAGCACGTCATCCGGCTGCAGCATATAGGAACCGTCGACCGCTGTTTCCTGCTCCAACCCCGCGGCGTCGCGCCGCTTGACGATCGGCGCGGGCCAGGTATCGGTCCCCCGAGGCGTCAGTCCGCCGGCCGCGGAAATCGCCTGGCTGACCGTCATGCCTCGCTGAAGCCGATAGGCGCCGGGCCGCTGAACTTCCCCGTAGACATAAAACTGCGGCGCCTTCGGAACGAAGAGGGTGTCACCGGCCGCCACCTCGGGATTCTGACCGGGACTTCCCTCGAACAAGGCCTTGAGATCGACGACGAGCTTCTCGCCGTTGGCACGCAGCAGTGTCGCCGTATCGCCCGCATCGGCCGTCGTCACCCCGCCGGCGGCGGCCAGCATGTCCATCACCCGGCTCTGCTTCTCGATCGGGTACTTGCCGGGATTCTTGACCTGTCCCATCACCGCGACCTCCCTCGCCTTGAACTGGGAGACCACCACGGTGACATGCGGATCGCTGATGTATCCGCCCTGGCGCAGCTTGCCGGCAATGCGCCCTTCCGCTTCGGCTGCCGTCAAATCGCCGATGGCGATCGGACCGGTGAGCGGAAACGTGATGTTCCCCGACTGGCTGATCCGGGTTTCGATGGCCAGCTCGGGATAGTTGAACACGCTGATCCTCACCACGTCTCCCGGCCCGAGCCGGTAGTCGCCCGCCTCGTGCAAAGGCGCATCGCCGGCCACGGCCCCCCAACCGGCCATCAGCCCCATGACCAAAGCGATGCCGCACAACGCCACCTTCACGGTGGAACTAATCTTCCCGGGCATCGCGATTCTCCTGTCTGTCAGATTGCACGTCCCGCAAATCCATCGGACCCGGCCCGTCAATAGGCATTCTTCTGCTTCAAGACCACGCCCACGGTCTTCAGCAAAATCCACATGTCCAGCCACAGCGACCAGTTGCGCAGGTACTCCAGATCGTACCTGATGCGTGCCGCCATTTTCTCGATCGTCTCGGTCTCGCCCCGCAGGCCGTTGACCTGCGCCCAGCCGGTGATGCCCGGCTTCACCTTGTGGCGCACCATGTAACCCTTGATCAGCCCCCGGTAAAGCTCGTTGTGCGCGACCGCATGGGGACGCGGTCCCACCAGGCTCATGGTGCCCTGCAACACGTTCAGGAACTGGGGCAATTCGTCCAAGGAAGTCCGTCTCAAAATCGCGCCGAGAGGCGTCACCCGGGCATCCCCCTGCTTCGCCTGGGTCACCGTGCCACCATCCTCGCAGACCGCCATGCTGCGGAACTTGTAGACGAAGATCGCCTCCCCGTCCTCGCCGTAGCGCCGCTGCTTGAACAGCGCCGGTCCCGGCGACGACAACCGCACCGCCAGAGCGATCAGCAGCATCACCGGTGCCAGCAGCACCAGCGCCGCAGTGGCGCCCGCGATGTCCATCACACGCTTGCTCAAACCCCGTATCCCGATGAAAGGCGATTCGCAGACCGCCATCACCGGAACGCCGGCCAGCGTATCCCAGCGGGCCTGGAGCAGGTCCGTCATGAACAGATCCGGAACGAAATACACGGAGACGGTCGAATCCTTCAGGTTATCCAGCAGCTCGAGAATCCGCGGCTGGCGGGCGATGGGCAAGGTGATGTAGACCGCATGCACCTCATGTTTCCGGAGAAACTCCGGCAGGTCCGCGGTACGCCCGAGAACCGGCAGATCGCCGGGATCCGCGGTGCGGTCCGCCGGCCTGTCCTCGAAAAAGCCGAGCACGTCCGTGCGCAGGAAGGTATGGCTCCGGATCGCCTCCGCCAGTTTCACCCCCATCTCGGTCACGCCAACGATCACCGCCTTGCGATGGCCGCAATACTGGCGGAAATAGATCCTGACCAACGGCCCGACGGCAAGTTGGCCGAACAGCAAGACGAAAGGCGTGGCGCCCGCCCATGCCAAAAAGCCGGGCTCGTCCAGGAAATCTTCGATACCGGCGATATAAGTCAGCAACGCGACCACCGCCAGCGTAAAAACCCAACGTGCCAGGGTATCGAACGCCGTCTCGAAAAAAGAGCGTGCGGTCAGCCTGTCGTTCAACCGCGTCACCTTGAAGGTATGGGAGACGATGATGAACACCAGAAACAACATCAGGATGTTCGCACCCTCCAGCGGATACCCTTCGAATCTCAGGCTTGCCAGGAATACCCCGGAAGCGACCACCGGCGCGAACAGCGTCTTGAGCAGAAAAACCAGAGGACTTTCAAAAACCGAAGGAGCGCTGACATGCGTCATACCCATACCTCTATCCTTGACAAGTAAATAACCGCAATACCGGACAGCCCATCATCAATGATGGCATTGAAGCCACCGATGAGTCTACCTGGGCGCTAGCGCCAGAGTAACCCGAAGCGATCTTTCATTTTCGTGACAGCCCGCGTTGCCTTGCCGATAATCAAGCCTGGCAGATTAAGCCAGATCTCGATCCATAAGAATGGAATCGGATCGGCCAACCAATACCTCAGCATGGCAACGTCCTGGGCGTTTATCCGCCATGGAGCAAATACTTTCAGTGCAAACGAATAAGGGGAACTGAATGTTTTTCTTGTTGCCACAGAGCCCTCATGACCAACCCGATCGATTCCAAGCCCGACAAAATTGACCCCTGCCACCATGGCAAAATCCATGTTGTACCAGAATCTCGGATTACACTCAATCAGATAAACTCTTTTCCCGTCCGACGCCACCCTGGCATCGAAACAAATCACTCCGTCAAAATTGAGGTGGCGCGCCATGGTCTGTGCCAGATCGGAAAGTGAATCATGCTCAATGAAACAGATGCCCCGCTTTCGCTTGTACACGACCTGGTGCGTGCATACCCCTTCAACACAAAACAAGCTTATACAAACGTCCTCTCCTTCCACAAATTCCTGCAGAAGAATGGGGCCGTAATCTATCTTTCCCAGATCGACTTGAGCCGAGAGGGCTTCAAGCTTTACAACACCCTCACCGCCATAAGCGTCAACAGGCTTCGCGATCAGAGGAAAATGAAGCCGGCCGGAATCATACATCGACCTCAGCTCAGAAGGACCGGCAAGCAGCACACTGGACGGATGAGGCATGCCCAAATCCAGACAAAGGCCCGCAAACTTACCTTTGTCGTTCAGGGTATCGAAAACTGACGAAGGCGGAACAGGAAAGCATTTAGGATGTAGACGATTTCCAATCTGCCCAAGCAGCCTGGTGGTATCACCACAACCTGGAATGACATAATCTATGCCCAGCTTAGAACTCAGATCATTGACTATATCAACCAACTCCGAATAATTTTCCTCTCCGAAGTCGCGAGGATACAGGACGAAGTCCTTGCAATATCTGGACATGGCCAAAAATTTCGCCCGCCTGCTTCCCAGGATGAAAACGGACGCGCCAGCCTGGGCGGCACACCGCAGCACACGGTACTGAAATGGTGTGTTCGACGCCATCAGCAGCACCGAAGGCTTCTTGATATCCGACGGATTTCCAACGAATCCGGATTCGATACACATAATCAGCGACTCCTGTCAGGCTCAGAACCTCAACGCGACACCCAGAGCGATACCATCGTACTCGTAATTAAAAAACACCCGGTTCACCTTCCTTTTCTCATACCGGTACATCAGAAAAGCGTCAATATACTCGACCGGCCTGTAGGTGATACCAGCCTGCGCCGCGAAAAAATCGTCGACGCGGCGCGATACCGGAGTTTCGGAAGAATTGGCCCCGCCATCCCCGACGTAATCCCGGCTCTCCCATAAAAATTCGCCTGAAAACTCTACTTTTCGGCTCGCTTCCCATTTTGACGACAACTTGACTCCGTTGCCGACGAAATAGCTCGACGCGACATCCTGGTAGGCCTCGAGATTTTGCCAGCCGGAAATCTTTATGCTGGTTTTTTCCGTCGGCAGCCACTCCGCACCCAGGCGCCAGATGCAGCCCGAGTAGTCGAACCACGGCGCCTGAGCGAAGGTCTGAGCGAGATACCCGACATAGCCGTCGAAACGGGTCTTGGCGGAAAACACATGACCGCCGACAAACTTCACAGAATCGACGTCGTATTCGTCGAAACTGAATTTCGCCGGATTTCTCTCTGGATAAAACCCGTTGCCGTGGCGATATTCGACTCCCGCCGAGTTCCCGGCGGCGTTCTGATATATGACTTCCGCCGTCCCGCTCAGTTCCTGGACGTCGTTCTGCCTCCGGTTGCGCACGCTGTGGCTGATTTCGTCCCACCGCACCCCGGCTCCTGCCCGCCAATCGGGTGAAAACTGATATTTCACCTTTCCGAAATAAGCCATGTTGGTCAGCATGTCCTTGCGCGGGACGACGTAGTTTCCGAATGCGTTCAGGTATTGCTGATATTCGGCGCCGACCTGGGTCGACCAAGCCCTGGAAACGTCCCAGCTCCAGGACGCTTCGTTGAGCGTGGATACATTCTGCAGTGCGGTGTTCCGGACAAAAACGTTGTCATCGACGCCAAGATTCATGTTCACTCGATGAGGCCCGGAATACCAGTTCACCTTGGCGCCCGCCGAAATACGGTTGATGAAATCCGACTTGCTTCCGCCTTTGGACACGTTGTCGATCAAGGCGTTCGCCTCGGCGGCGGTGAGACTCGAAGGAAGGCGGAACACATTGGTGTCGTAGCTGAAAGTATTGGATACGAACGGTTGAAACCAATCGGTCTTGTCCGCCAATGCCCAGGCCGACCCGGTCGCGCAAGCGAGCAAGCATCGCAGGAGCAGCCGGAAGGCGCTAGCCGGGCCAGGAACCATTTACGGAAATATCCATTTTGAAGAAAACCGTCCACTCGGGCGGAACGCACGGGCACAGCCCGGCGATCTCACGGCCCGGGTCTCTCGATGCAGAAATGGGGCACGCGCACCGATGCGTGGGAGAAACCTCGCCCACGGTGCGGTATGTTAATTGAGTTGGGGTGGCGGAGCCATGGCCATCGACGGCTGCGCTTGCGCCAAAGCCCTCGATGCAGGGAGACTAGCCTTTTTGCTAGCGCCGGGACCAAACCCGCCGAAGACCATGGCCAAGAGCACATTGCCGCAGCGCCCACGCACCGTGGCCGAAGCGGTGGACAGACTCCTCGAAGAGTTCGACGAGCGGCAGAAGGCCGAAGTGGCCTTGACCTTCAAGACCGCACTTTACCTTCTGCACTTCAGCCTCGGCAGCCACATACGCAAGACCTTCGGTCTGTGGGCGCCGGACAGCCCGTTGCGGCGCGATTGCGGGCGCGCGTCGGGACGCGACGACCTGCCGCCGGACGAAGCGTCCGACGTCATCGTCGAAGCGCTGTGGGACCGGCTGCAGCATTACCGGGACTTCAATACCAGGCTTTGAGAAGCGTTGCGGCGCTCAGGCCGGCGGCCGGAATTGATACAGCCAGGTTTCGGTCAGGGCGTCGCCGTTGCCCTGGATGTAGAGACGCAGCTCCACTGGAGCGGCTCCGTCGGGGATCAGGTCGAAAATCGCGCGCCAGCGCCGCGTATGGGGGATCGGCTCGATGAAAGCGCCCTGAATCGCCCCGCTGGAAGCCGTGACGACGGGCGATGCCGTGACGGTGTCGCCCCACAGCGGTTCCAGCGCCGCGCCGGCGAATTCCACTGCGAATTTGTAGACGCCCCGAGGTCTGGGCTTGCCGGGCTGGCCACCGCGGCCGATGCGGGTCGCGACGCAGCGGGCGACGGCGGCCGGATAAGGCTCGTCGGCCAGCCAGTGCAAGCGATACCGCAAACGGTAGGACGCACCGGCCTTGGGCGCCTCGGCCGGACGCCAGTAAACGCCGACGTTGTCGTGGATCTCGTCGTCCGTGGGCAGCTCGATCAGTTGCACCGCGCCCCCACCCCAGCCGTCCAGCGGCTCGACCCACAGACTGGGCCGGCGTTCGTAGTTCACGCCGTCGAGGTAGTTCTCGAACACCCGGTCGCGCTGGAGCAGGCCGAACCCCTTCGGATCGTGGTCGACGAAGCTCGACGTCACTGCGTACGGCTGGTTGATCAGCGGCCGCCAGATGCGCTCCCCGGCTCCGGTCCAGATGGCAAGGCCGTCCGAATCGTGGACCTCGGGCCGCCAGTCCTCCAGCTTCCGCTTCTCCGATTCGCTGAACCAGTACATCGAAGTCAACGGCGCGAGGCCGAGCCGCTTGACGCCCCGGCGCATGAACACTGCCGCCTCGATCTCCTGCACTACGCCCTCTTTCCGCCAGGTGAGGAAGCGGTAGGCGCCGGCGACGCTGGGGCCATCCAGCAGCGCGCAGATGACGACCGGATCGGTTTCGCCAGCGGCGCCCTCGACGTAGAACTCGGTGAAATCGGGGAATTCTTCCGGGGTCGGCTCGGCCGCGTCGACGACGACCCCGCGCGCCGAAAGGCCGTACTGGTTCAGCGCACCGATGGCGCGGAAATAGGAGGCGCCCAGATAGGCGATCCAGTCCTGCGTGCGCCAATCGGAGCGGGTGCGGGCCTCCTGCAGGCGAAAGCCGGCGAATCCCGACTTTTCCGGCATTTGCCGGGCCGGGCTGTCACCCGGCATGTCGAAGTAGTCGGCGCTGTAGTAAATCTGGCGCGATTTTCCGTCCTCGACGGCGTGGATCTTGACCGGTTTCTGGAAAAACTGGCCGAGGTGGAAAAACGTGACCGGGTAAACCGACGGCCCCTCGGCGAACAAGGCGTCCTCGGTCCGGAAGCGGATCCGGCCCCAGGCTTCGTAATCCAGTTTGCGAACGACCTCGGATACCGCCGGCGGCGGGGAGTAAGGGCGCGACGCAAGCGCCTCCGCCCGCTTCACCAGCATCTCGTAGCTGAAAGGAAGGGAAGCACCGAACTTCAGCCCTTTCGGCTCCGCCCGGCTCCGCGGCGCGCCGGCCAAGAGCGGAGCGCCCAGCCCGAGCATTGCGCCCAGGCGCATGAAATCGCGTCGATTCATCTTTCCGATCATGCGTAACTCGTCCCTAGGGAAGGAAATAGAAGGCGATGGCGAGGATGACGTAAACCGCCAGCAGGTTGACCCCTTCCATCCAGTTCGACTCGCCGTCCATCGCGATCAGAACCACCGCGGCGACGGCGATCGCGACCGCAACCACCTCGAAAGTGGAAAATACCAAGTCCATCGGCTGGCCCATCACATAGCCGGCGAACACCAGGAGCGGGGCGACGAACAGGGCGATCTGGATGCTGGAGCCGATGGCGATGTTCATGGCCAGATCCATGTGGTTCCTGGCGGCCATCATGACCGCCGTGCTGTGCTCGGCCGCGTTGCCGACGATGGCGACGAGGATCACGCCGATGAAGACGTTGGTCATGCCCAGGTCATGCGCCGCATGCTCCACCGCGCCCACCAGCAGCTCGCTCATCCAGGCGACGAGTGCGGTGGCGCCCAGCAGAATCAGCAACGATTTGCGCCGGCTCCAGGTTCCCACGCCGAGCGCCTCGTCGGTTTCGACCGAGGACTCGCCGACGTACAGATGACGGTGGGTGCGCAGGGTGAACACCAGACTGAGGACGTAGGTGACGAACAGCACCAGGGCGATTTCCAGGCTCAGTTCCTGTTCGTGAGGCTCCGGATGCCCTTGGACGACCATGTGGAAAATCGCGGGCACCACCAGCCCGATCGCGCTGAGCGCGGCCAGGGTGACGCCAAGGCCGGCGGCGGTACGGTTGAAGTACTGGGTTTCGTGCTTCAGCCCGCCGACCACCACGCTGGCGCCCAGCACCAGCAGGATGTTACCGATGATCGAGCCGGTGATCGAGGCCTTGACCACGTCGATCAGGCCTGCCCGCAGCGCGACGAAGCCGATGATCAGTTCCGCCGCATTGCCGAACGAAGCGTTGAGCAGTCCGCCGAGGCCCGCGCCGAGATGTTCGGCGAGATATTCGGTGGCCTTCCCCATCTGGCCCGCCAGCGGGACGATCGCAAGCGCGGACGCCGCGAAAATCCAGACCGGGTCCGCATGGACCCACGCCAGCGCAAT encodes the following:
- a CDS encoding DUF6794 domain-containing protein → MAKSTLPQRPRTVAEAVDRLLEEFDERQKAEVALTFKTALYLLHFSLGSHIRKTFGLWAPDSPLRRDCGRASGRDDLPPDEASDVIVEALWDRLQHYRDFNTRL
- the cax gene encoding calcium/proton exchanger; its protein translation is MSLLLVFVPASIALAWVHADPVWIFAASALAIVPLAGQMGKATEYLAEHLGAGLGGLLNASFGNAAELIIGFVALRAGLIDVVKASITGSIIGNILLVLGASVVVGGLKHETQYFNRTAAGLGVTLAALSAIGLVVPAIFHMVVQGHPEPHEQELSLEIALVLFVTYVLSLVFTLRTHRHLYVGESSVETDEALGVGTWSRRKSLLILLGATALVAWMSELLVGAVEHAAHDLGMTNVFIGVILVAIVGNAAEHSTAVMMAARNHMDLAMNIAIGSSIQIALFVAPLLVFAGYVMGQPMDLVFSTFEVVAVAIAVAAVVLIAMDGESNWMEGVNLLAVYVILAIAFYFLP
- a CDS encoding glucan biosynthesis protein, producing MIGKMNRRDFMRLGAMLGLGAPLLAGAPRSRAEPKGLKFGASLPFSYEMLVKRAEALASRPYSPPPAVSEVVRKLDYEAWGRIRFRTEDALFAEGPSVYPVTFFHLGQFFQKPVKIHAVEDGKSRQIYYSADYFDMPGDSPARQMPEKSGFAGFRLQEARTRSDWRTQDWIAYLGASYFRAIGALNQYGLSARGVVVDAAEPTPEEFPDFTEFYVEGAAGETDPVVICALLDGPSVAGAYRFLTWRKEGVVQEIEAAVFMRRGVKRLGLAPLTSMYWFSESEKRKLEDWRPEVHDSDGLAIWTGAGERIWRPLINQPYAVTSSFVDHDPKGFGLLQRDRVFENYLDGVNYERRPSLWVEPLDGWGGGAVQLIELPTDDEIHDNVGVYWRPAEAPKAGASYRLRYRLHWLADEPYPAAVARCVATRIGRGGQPGKPRPRGVYKFAVEFAGAALEPLWGDTVTASPVVTASSGAIQGAFIEPIPHTRRWRAIFDLIPDGAAPVELRLYIQGNGDALTETWLYQFRPPA
- a CDS encoding ATP-grasp domain-containing protein translates to MCIESGFVGNPSDIKKPSVLLMASNTPFQYRVLRCAAQAGASVFILGSRRAKFLAMSRYCKDFVLYPRDFGEENYSELVDIVNDLSSKLGIDYVIPGCGDTTRLLGQIGNRLHPKCFPVPPSSVFDTLNDKGKFAGLCLDLGMPHPSSVLLAGPSELRSMYDSGRLHFPLIAKPVDAYGGEGVVKLEALSAQVDLGKIDYGPILLQEFVEGEDVCISLFCVEGVCTHQVVYKRKRGICFIEHDSLSDLAQTMARHLNFDGVICFDARVASDGKRVYLIECNPRFWYNMDFAMVAGVNFVGLGIDRVGHEGSVATRKTFSSPYSFALKVFAPWRINAQDVAMLRYWLADPIPFLWIEIWLNLPGLIIGKATRAVTKMKDRFGLLWR
- a CDS encoding undecaprenyl-phosphate glucose phosphotransferase; the encoded protein is MGMTHVSAPSVFESPLVFLLKTLFAPVVASGVFLASLRFEGYPLEGANILMLFLVFIIVSHTFKVTRLNDRLTARSFFETAFDTLARWVFTLAVVALLTYIAGIEDFLDEPGFLAWAGATPFVLLFGQLAVGPLVRIYFRQYCGHRKAVIVGVTEMGVKLAEAIRSHTFLRTDVLGFFEDRPADRTADPGDLPVLGRTADLPEFLRKHEVHAVYITLPIARQPRILELLDNLKDSTVSVYFVPDLFMTDLLQARWDTLAGVPVMAVCESPFIGIRGLSKRVMDIAGATAALVLLAPVMLLIALAVRLSSPGPALFKQRRYGEDGEAIFVYKFRSMAVCEDGGTVTQAKQGDARVTPLGAILRRTSLDELPQFLNVLQGTMSLVGPRPHAVAHNELYRGLIKGYMVRHKVKPGITGWAQVNGLRGETETIEKMAARIRYDLEYLRNWSLWLDMWILLKTVGVVLKQKNAY
- the epsE gene encoding polysaccharide export protein EpsE codes for the protein MPGKISSTVKVALCGIALVMGLMAGWGAVAGDAPLHEAGDYRLGPGDVVRISVFNYPELAIETRISQSGNITFPLTGPIAIGDLTAAEAEGRIAGKLRQGGYISDPHVTVVVSQFKAREVAVMGQVKNPGKYPIEKQSRVMDMLAAAGGVTTADAGDTATLLRANGEKLVVDLKALFEGSPGQNPEVAAGDTLFVPKAPQFYVYGEVQRPGAYRLQRGMTVSQAISAAGGLTPRGTDTWPAPIVKRRDAAGLEQETAVDGSYMLQPDDVLYLRERWF
- a CDS encoding outer membrane beta-barrel protein, whose amino-acid sequence is MADKTDWFQPFVSNTFSYDTNVFRLPSSLTAAEANALIDNVSKGGSKSDFINRISAGAKVNWYSGPHRVNMNLGVDDNVFVRNTALQNVSTLNEASWSWDVSRAWSTQVGAEYQQYLNAFGNYVVPRKDMLTNMAYFGKVKYQFSPDWRAGAGVRWDEISHSVRNRRQNDVQELSGTAEVIYQNAAGNSAGVEYRHGNGFYPERNPAKFSFDEYDVDSVKFVGGHVFSAKTRFDGYVGYLAQTFAQAPWFDYSGCIWRLGAEWLPTEKTSIKISGWQNLEAYQDVASSYFVGNGVKLSSKWEASRKVEFSGEFLWESRDYVGDGGANSSETPVSRRVDDFFAAQAGITYRPVEYIDAFLMYRYEKRKVNRVFFNYEYDGIALGVALRF